A genomic window from Rhizobiaceae bacterium includes:
- a CDS encoding acyl-CoA/acyl-ACP dehydrogenase: MTIRDIDQGEEIAQIRQSVRKLCEAFPGQYWRKLDRESAYPSEFVKALSDAGYLSVLIPEEYGGSGLSLSAAAAILEEIQRSGGNGGACHAQMYMMGALLRHGSEAQKSKYLPAVASGELRLQAFGVTEPTSGTDTSAIKTFARREGDHYIVNGQKVWTSRAEHSDLMLLLARTTPGEQVAKRTEGISVFIVDMREALKGGMSIKPIRAMMNHSTTEVFFDNVRVPAENLIGEEGKGFRYILSGMNAERILIASECIGDAKWFIEKASAYASERKVFGRPIGQNQGVQFPIARAYAQMRAAELLVHQAAHLFESGQDCGEQANMAKMLAAEASWAAAEACVQTHGGFGFAEEYDVERKFRETRLYQVAPISTNLILSYVAEHVLGMPRSY, from the coding sequence ATGACGATAAGAGACATCGATCAGGGCGAGGAGATTGCCCAGATCAGGCAGAGCGTTCGCAAGCTGTGCGAGGCGTTTCCCGGCCAGTACTGGCGCAAGCTCGACCGCGAGAGCGCCTATCCAAGTGAGTTTGTCAAAGCTCTCTCGGATGCCGGCTATCTTTCGGTTCTTATCCCGGAAGAATATGGCGGCTCCGGCCTGTCTCTGTCGGCGGCGGCGGCCATACTGGAGGAAATCCAGCGATCCGGTGGGAATGGCGGCGCTTGCCACGCCCAGATGTACATGATGGGCGCGCTTCTGCGACACGGCAGCGAGGCGCAAAAGTCGAAATATCTGCCTGCTGTCGCAAGCGGCGAGTTGCGGCTTCAGGCCTTCGGCGTCACCGAACCCACCAGCGGTACGGATACGAGCGCGATCAAGACCTTCGCGCGGCGCGAGGGCGATCACTACATCGTCAACGGCCAGAAGGTGTGGACTTCGCGCGCCGAGCATTCCGACCTGATGTTGCTGCTCGCCCGCACTACGCCCGGCGAACAGGTGGCCAAGCGGACGGAAGGGATATCAGTTTTCATCGTCGACATGCGAGAAGCCCTAAAGGGGGGAATGAGCATCAAGCCCATCCGCGCGATGATGAACCATTCCACGACTGAGGTATTCTTCGACAATGTGCGGGTTCCGGCCGAGAATCTCATCGGTGAGGAAGGGAAGGGCTTTCGCTATATCCTCTCAGGCATGAATGCCGAGCGAATATTGATCGCGTCGGAATGCATCGGCGATGCCAAATGGTTTATCGAAAAGGCTTCGGCATATGCCAGCGAGCGAAAGGTCTTCGGACGGCCCATAGGTCAGAATCAGGGTGTGCAGTTTCCCATCGCGCGCGCCTACGCGCAGATGCGGGCAGCCGAACTCCTGGTGCATCAGGCCGCTCATTTGTTCGAGAGCGGACAAGATTGCGGCGAACAGGCCAATATGGCCAAGATGCTGGCCGCCGAAGCCTCGTGGGCCGCAGCCGAGGCTTGCGTGCAAACGCATGGCGGCTTTGGCTTCGCTGAGGAATATGACGTGGAACGCAAATTCAGGGAGACGCGTCTCTACCAGGTTGCGCCGATCTCCACCAATCTGATCCTTTCCTACGTCGCCGAGCATGTGCTTGGCATGCCACGTTCCTACTGA
- a CDS encoding MmgE/PrpD family protein produces the protein MKEGKAVVEANDASDFPSAKLARFASELTFESIPPDVVARAEDLFVDWVGSALAGKGARPVEAIAAFARAMGPGDGPCEILIDRRGTSPLFAAMVNGAASHFAEQDDVHNGSVFHPAAVVFPAALAVAQQIGASGKDFLAASTAGYEVGIRVGEFLGRSHYKIFHTTGTAGTLAAAAAVGRLLGLSPAQMLDAFGSAGTQAAGLWAFLRDGADSKPLHTAKAASNGLMAAYLAKDGFKGARHVLEGTQGMGKGMSTDADPAKLVDGLGTRWVLAETSFKFHASCRHTHPAADALLKAMQESHLRASDIATVTALVHQGAIDVLGPVVAPASVHQAKFSMGTTLGLIANYGKAGMMEFEEGFARPEVVQFSDRVQMVLDPEVDGAYPARWIGKARLRTTDGRTIDVRVDEPKGDPGNTLSRPEIEAKVRGLAEFSSAAAPAELDALLPRLWQLSAANHVGSLITGNGR, from the coding sequence GTGAAGGAGGGCAAAGCGGTGGTCGAAGCGAATGATGCGTCGGATTTCCCGAGCGCGAAGCTTGCTCGTTTCGCGTCGGAGCTGACGTTCGAGTCCATTCCACCGGACGTCGTAGCGCGCGCAGAGGATCTGTTCGTGGATTGGGTTGGGTCGGCGCTCGCCGGAAAGGGCGCACGCCCGGTCGAGGCGATCGCCGCATTCGCTCGGGCGATGGGACCAGGCGACGGCCCGTGTGAAATCCTGATTGATCGTCGCGGGACGAGCCCATTGTTCGCCGCCATGGTCAATGGCGCGGCGTCGCACTTCGCCGAACAGGATGACGTGCACAACGGTTCAGTGTTTCATCCCGCGGCAGTGGTCTTTCCCGCCGCCCTTGCCGTCGCGCAGCAGATCGGTGCATCCGGGAAGGATTTTCTCGCCGCCTCCACGGCCGGCTACGAAGTCGGAATCCGTGTTGGCGAATTTCTCGGACGATCACATTACAAGATCTTTCACACGACCGGCACCGCCGGCACGCTGGCCGCGGCGGCGGCGGTCGGCCGCCTTCTCGGCCTGTCCCCCGCGCAGATGCTCGATGCGTTCGGTTCGGCAGGAACACAGGCCGCCGGACTATGGGCATTCCTGCGCGACGGCGCAGACTCCAAGCCGCTCCACACTGCCAAGGCCGCCAGCAATGGCCTGATGGCGGCCTATCTGGCAAAGGACGGCTTCAAAGGTGCCCGCCATGTCCTCGAAGGGACCCAGGGCATGGGAAAAGGCATGTCGACCGACGCCGATCCGGCAAAGCTGGTCGACGGTCTCGGGACGCGCTGGGTGCTTGCGGAGACGTCCTTCAAGTTTCATGCATCCTGCAGGCACACGCACCCTGCGGCTGATGCGCTCCTGAAGGCAATGCAGGAAAGCCATCTGCGGGCAAGCGACATTGCCACTGTGACGGCGCTCGTTCACCAGGGCGCAATCGACGTGCTCGGACCGGTCGTCGCACCGGCTTCGGTGCACCAGGCGAAGTTCTCGATGGGGACGACGCTGGGTCTCATCGCCAATTACGGAAAGGCGGGCATGATGGAGTTCGAGGAAGGATTCGCCAGGCCCGAAGTCGTGCAGTTCAGCGATCGCGTCCAGATGGTCCTCGATCCCGAGGTGGACGGCGCCTATCCCGCGCGCTGGATCGGCAAGGCGCGGTTGCGCACGACCGATGGACGCACCATCGACGTTCGCGTCGACGAACCGAAGGGCGACCCCGGAAATACGCTTTCGAGGCCCGAAATTGAGGCGAAGGTAAGGGGGCTGGCGGAATTCAGTTCCGCAGCGGCTCCCGCCGAATTGGACGCACTGCTGCCGAGACTTTGGCAGCTCTCCGCGGCAAATCACGTAGGCTCTCTCATCACGGGGAATGGCCGTTGA
- a CDS encoding LysR family transcriptional regulator translates to MASLRYDLIDLRLFINIAEACNLTRGADRAGLSVGAASMRMKNLEEELGTPLLMRHSQGVSLTPAGEALLSHARRVFQDLERLHGDMQTFSRGLKGQVRIFANTTAITEILPAALGSFLAAHPQVDIDIEERLSPDIARAVTEGSIDIGILAGNTQTDGLEVIPYQQDRLALAVPLGHRLAQIHSVDFADIVGENFVSLQRGSAIHGFIDNIVDGMGVSLHIRIKVSGFESLCRMVEAGVGVGILPESVAARMKGSHKIAILSLSNSWAVRELKICIQSREDLPAFARDLVDHIVKHAETEPPGKDVN, encoded by the coding sequence ATGGCCAGCCTGCGTTACGATCTCATTGACCTGCGGCTCTTCATAAACATAGCGGAAGCCTGCAACCTGACGCGCGGCGCCGACCGCGCAGGACTGTCGGTGGGTGCGGCCTCGATGCGGATGAAAAACCTTGAGGAAGAACTCGGCACGCCTCTGCTTATGCGCCATAGCCAGGGCGTATCATTGACGCCGGCAGGCGAGGCGCTGCTTTCGCATGCGCGCCGGGTGTTTCAGGATCTCGAACGGCTGCATGGCGATATGCAGACCTTCTCGCGTGGACTGAAGGGACAGGTTCGCATCTTCGCCAACACGACTGCGATCACGGAGATCCTGCCCGCGGCTTTGGGCAGCTTCCTCGCCGCGCACCCGCAGGTCGACATCGACATCGAGGAGCGGCTGAGTCCGGACATCGCCCGCGCCGTGACCGAAGGAAGCATCGACATCGGTATACTTGCCGGCAACACGCAGACCGATGGGCTGGAGGTCATTCCATATCAACAGGACCGGCTTGCGCTGGCGGTGCCATTGGGACATCGCCTTGCGCAGATACACAGCGTCGATTTTGCGGACATAGTGGGGGAGAATTTCGTTTCCTTGCAACGCGGCAGCGCGATCCATGGATTTATCGACAACATCGTCGACGGGATGGGGGTGAGCCTCCACATCAGGATCAAGGTCTCGGGCTTCGAATCCCTGTGCCGAATGGTCGAGGCCGGCGTCGGCGTGGGCATATTGCCGGAATCGGTCGCCGCACGCATGAAGGGCAGCCACAAGATAGCGATCCTGTCGCTGAGCAACAGCTGGGCCGTCCGTGAACTGAAGATCTGCATACAGAGCCGCGAAGACCTCCCGGCGTTCGCGCGTGATCTGGTCGACCATATCGTGAAGCACGCCGAAACTGAGCCTCCGGGCAAGGATGTGAATTGA
- a CDS encoding GntR family transcriptional regulator yields the protein MPYDAEVTNRHSMEEIRNANSAMPLYAAVEKTLLGRIEAGVYSKDELMPSEHDLSRELNVSRQTVREAIRRLADAGLVSRHPGIGTRINGTRRKARYTYPVGSLADLVEHVREVPLKVHSADVIEARGALATFLKCRQGTSWLHVKGQRHHVGESMPLAVSELYIRNRFANLREKLWDLKGPVHMLIETVYGEFIEEIQQEIRSVIATGEIARTLGIEPGSAALEIQRRFLGKAGRMVIYGCATYPASRFSYTVNFRRDVEMS from the coding sequence ATGCCATATGACGCCGAAGTAACAAACCGACACAGCATGGAGGAGATCCGCAATGCGAACAGCGCGATGCCCCTTTATGCCGCCGTCGAGAAGACACTTCTGGGCCGCATCGAGGCCGGCGTTTACTCCAAGGATGAGCTTATGCCGTCCGAACATGATCTCAGCCGGGAGCTGAATGTCAGCAGGCAAACGGTTCGGGAAGCGATCCGCAGACTGGCTGACGCCGGCCTCGTGTCGAGGCACCCGGGAATCGGAACCCGTATCAACGGCACGCGTCGAAAGGCGCGCTACACCTACCCTGTCGGTTCATTGGCGGACCTCGTCGAACATGTCCGGGAGGTCCCTCTCAAGGTGCACAGCGCGGACGTGATAGAGGCCCGAGGTGCGCTGGCTACGTTCCTCAAATGTCGCCAGGGGACCTCATGGCTCCATGTCAAGGGACAGCGTCACCATGTTGGCGAGAGCATGCCGCTCGCTGTCAGCGAGCTTTATATCCGCAACAGGTTCGCCAATCTGCGAGAGAAGCTCTGGGATCTGAAAGGACCCGTTCATATGCTGATCGAAACGGTGTATGGCGAGTTCATTGAGGAGATACAGCAAGAAATCCGCTCCGTGATCGCAACGGGCGAAATAGCTCGCACGCTTGGTATCGAGCCGGGTTCGGCAGCGCTGGAGATCCAGCGCCGGTTCCTCGGCAAAGCCGGTCGTATGGTGATCTATGGGTGTGCTACCTATCCCGCCAGCCGCTTTAGCTATACGGTGAATTTTCGCCGCGATGTCGAGATGTCATGA
- a CDS encoding SMP-30/gluconolactonase/LRE family protein: MHETGENALEGLRVLAEGLAFPEGPVAMPDGSVLVVEIEGERLTRVLPDGRKETVCEISGGPNGAAIGPDGACYVCNNGGLEWNSFEGYGRFPTGTPASYTSGSIERVDLRNGTATRLYDRTADGPLGAPNDLVFDRHGGFWFTDPGKAGRRDTGNGAVFYATADGFSIERKIWHIASPNGIALSADEKRLYVIEALTARLWVFDLTGPGQIAQKAFPSPNGGRFVGGSSDFMRFDSMALDSEENACIGTLFGPGGITVISGDGSRNSHVAIPDALTSNICFGGPNLRTAFVTGGGTGRLYSLDWPTPGLMLNYYHLGQ; encoded by the coding sequence ATGCATGAAACAGGAGAAAACGCGCTCGAAGGACTTAGGGTCCTGGCAGAAGGACTTGCTTTTCCCGAAGGTCCTGTGGCCATGCCGGACGGCTCTGTCCTGGTCGTGGAAATCGAAGGCGAACGGCTGACTCGTGTTCTACCCGACGGCCGCAAGGAAACGGTCTGCGAGATCAGCGGCGGTCCGAATGGTGCTGCGATCGGCCCTGACGGCGCGTGCTACGTGTGCAACAATGGCGGTCTCGAATGGAACTCTTTCGAGGGTTACGGCCGATTTCCGACAGGAACGCCCGCAAGCTATACATCCGGGAGCATCGAGCGCGTCGACCTGCGCAATGGTACCGCCACCCGACTTTACGATCGCACAGCCGACGGTCCACTGGGTGCCCCTAACGACTTGGTGTTCGATCGCCACGGGGGCTTCTGGTTCACCGATCCCGGCAAGGCCGGAAGGCGCGACACCGGCAATGGGGCCGTCTTCTATGCCACGGCGGACGGTTTCAGTATTGAACGCAAGATCTGGCACATCGCTTCGCCGAACGGCATCGCCCTGTCTGCCGACGAAAAACGTCTCTATGTCATTGAAGCTCTGACCGCGCGGCTGTGGGTGTTTGACCTGACCGGGCCGGGCCAGATCGCGCAAAAAGCATTTCCATCTCCCAATGGCGGCCGCTTCGTCGGCGGCAGCTCCGACTTTATGCGTTTCGATTCCATGGCGCTTGATAGCGAGGAGAACGCCTGCATCGGGACTTTGTTCGGCCCTGGCGGCATTACCGTTATTTCAGGGGACGGGTCGCGCAATTCTCATGTGGCCATACCCGACGCGCTCACGTCCAATATCTGCTTTGGCGGGCCCAATTTGCGCACCGCATTCGTTACGGGCGGTGGCACCGGACGTCTCTATTCGCTCGACTGGCCAACGCCTGGCCTGATGCTAAATTACTACCACCTGGGTCAATAG